The Nocardia sp. BMG111209 genome includes a window with the following:
- a CDS encoding BTAD domain-containing putative transcriptional regulator: MEYFLFGPMRVRADSGDLSLGGPKQRAVLAILVLADGSVVRFERLVDGLWGQHPPEKALASLRSYMANLRRVFQAGAGPSAPRRLTTRSVGYHLDLGDDPVDIHRFEELAAAGRRALTGGDAVTAHDLLTRAGQVWSGDPLAEFSGWSFADPEIERLTGLRRSVIEARFDAALLLGRHADLVPEIEAAITATPVQERLWAQLMLALARSGRRAEALQAYDRVRRVLDQELSVTPGDELRRLFHDLCHDNADPPPGVAVLSAATPAAPTAPAAPAWTGQPLAGRSAELAWLGRMADSARRGHGGFAVLTGESGIGKTTLAAAVTGYARHAGMTAAWAGHPDGLRKPLLWGWIQLLRELGAQLGAATRAAVCAAAPETAALVPEWPEWGAGPVVHRTADPAFEAIDGIVRAVREFAAASPLLLVLDDVHRADRPTRDVLALLADRLHHLPALVVLTWSAVVSAENCDEYDRLVGRSDVSALELAGLDDDGIGSLVEQLSGVPPSPAFVAMMRQHSGGNPFFVREIVRFLSTRGHFDGHTLTPDGDPVPDAVTGVVRRRMSELAPDTRAVLGAAAVIGAEFEPIAVAEVLGLPAVTVRERLGDARRAAMIDETAGRPGWFTFSHGVTRRAVVAQLDSDERAELHALVAHVRMRDATGRSYEWLLATADHAWQAGAALEAATALAITDLALAAATTRSAYADIAVLAEHSLQICARLPREPDRFERESALWLRLALVWTALKGQNHEDVGRAFRHAFDTGDRHGTAQISAVVLHCVMICAQGRYREAADIADGLIARYEDTVDPQAGAGYYIRALIDCLRGDLEASIANVEFALANVPIPGDPVPIARYDVRLHAVAAVVLGLRGEQERAWQAARTGIDLGVTTGDAYSTAMVRLAALQANAIQGIVPGTARSADVVARELAELGMAQLAASARIMRDWALAVGPDRADTAAAAHAAYEIVTDGGSTTMLAPLYLALLADIESACGNVDAARELVHRGELLAAATGEHAWNRLLSQRLHRLRADSALPRRVGDLGA; the protein is encoded by the coding sequence GAAGGCGCTGGCATCGCTGCGGTCGTATATGGCGAATCTGCGCCGGGTGTTCCAGGCCGGCGCCGGTCCGTCCGCGCCCCGGCGCCTGACCACGCGGTCGGTCGGCTACCACCTCGACCTCGGCGATGATCCGGTCGACATCCATCGGTTCGAGGAACTGGCTGCCGCGGGCCGGCGCGCGCTGACCGGCGGCGACGCCGTGACCGCACACGATCTGCTCACCCGCGCCGGACAGGTGTGGAGCGGGGATCCGCTGGCCGAGTTCAGCGGCTGGTCCTTCGCCGATCCGGAGATCGAACGGCTCACCGGCCTGCGCCGCAGCGTGATCGAGGCCCGATTCGACGCCGCGCTGCTGCTCGGGCGGCACGCCGATCTGGTGCCGGAGATCGAGGCGGCGATCACCGCGACCCCGGTGCAGGAACGACTGTGGGCGCAGCTGATGCTGGCGCTGGCCCGGTCCGGGCGCCGCGCCGAGGCCCTGCAGGCGTACGACCGGGTACGCCGCGTACTCGATCAGGAATTGAGCGTCACGCCCGGCGACGAACTGCGCCGCTTGTTCCACGACCTGTGCCACGACAACGCCGACCCGCCGCCCGGCGTCGCCGTCCTGTCCGCCGCCACACCGGCCGCGCCGACGGCCCCCGCCGCACCGGCCTGGACCGGGCAGCCCCTGGCCGGCCGATCCGCCGAACTCGCCTGGCTGGGCCGGATGGCCGACTCCGCGCGCCGGGGGCACGGCGGCTTCGCCGTACTCACCGGCGAGAGCGGTATCGGCAAGACCACACTCGCGGCGGCCGTCACCGGATACGCGCGCCACGCCGGTATGACGGCGGCCTGGGCCGGTCACCCCGACGGCCTGCGAAAACCGTTGCTGTGGGGCTGGATTCAACTACTGCGCGAACTCGGCGCACAGCTCGGCGCCGCGACCCGCGCGGCGGTGTGCGCGGCGGCGCCCGAGACGGCCGCCCTCGTCCCGGAGTGGCCCGAATGGGGTGCGGGCCCGGTCGTGCACCGGACGGCCGACCCCGCCTTCGAGGCCATCGACGGAATCGTCCGGGCGGTACGGGAATTCGCGGCCGCGAGTCCGCTGCTGCTCGTCCTCGACGACGTGCATCGCGCGGACCGGCCCACCCGCGACGTCCTCGCCCTGCTCGCCGACCGGCTGCACCACCTGCCCGCGCTGGTGGTCCTGACCTGGTCCGCGGTCGTCTCGGCCGAGAACTGCGACGAATACGATCGACTCGTCGGCCGCAGCGACGTCTCGGCGCTGGAACTGGCCGGGCTCGACGACGACGGGATCGGCTCGCTCGTGGAGCAGTTGTCCGGCGTCCCGCCGAGTCCGGCCTTCGTCGCCATGATGCGGCAACACTCCGGCGGCAACCCGTTCTTCGTCCGCGAGATCGTCCGATTCCTCTCCACCCGAGGGCATTTCGACGGCCACACGCTGACTCCGGACGGCGACCCGGTACCGGACGCGGTCACCGGCGTGGTCCGCCGGCGCATGTCCGAACTGGCCCCGGACACCCGCGCGGTACTGGGTGCGGCCGCGGTGATCGGCGCGGAATTCGAGCCGATCGCGGTGGCCGAGGTGCTCGGCCTGCCCGCCGTCACGGTGCGGGAGCGCCTCGGCGACGCCCGCCGCGCGGCGATGATCGACGAAACCGCCGGGCGCCCCGGCTGGTTCACGTTCAGCCACGGCGTGACCCGCAGGGCCGTTGTCGCGCAACTGGATTCGGACGAACGCGCCGAATTGCACGCGCTCGTCGCGCATGTGCGGATGCGGGACGCCACGGGCCGGTCGTACGAATGGCTACTCGCGACCGCCGATCACGCCTGGCAGGCGGGGGCCGCGCTGGAGGCGGCGACCGCCCTGGCGATCACCGACCTCGCGCTCGCCGCGGCGACGACGCGGTCGGCCTACGCCGATATCGCGGTCCTGGCCGAACATTCGCTGCAGATCTGTGCCCGGCTGCCGCGCGAACCGGACCGCTTCGAGCGCGAATCGGCCCTGTGGCTGCGGCTGGCGCTGGTGTGGACGGCGCTGAAGGGCCAGAACCACGAGGATGTCGGCCGCGCCTTCCGGCACGCCTTCGACACCGGCGACCGGCACGGCACCGCGCAGATCTCCGCGGTCGTCCTGCACTGCGTCATGATCTGCGCCCAGGGCCGGTACCGCGAGGCCGCGGACATCGCCGACGGACTGATCGCGCGGTACGAGGACACCGTCGATCCGCAGGCCGGCGCGGGCTACTACATCCGCGCGCTGATCGATTGTCTCCGAGGCGATCTGGAGGCGAGTATCGCGAATGTCGAATTCGCGCTGGCGAATGTCCCGATCCCCGGCGACCCGGTCCCGATCGCCCGCTACGACGTCCGGTTGCACGCGGTCGCCGCGGTCGTGCTCGGCCTGCGCGGCGAACAGGAACGGGCCTGGCAGGCGGCCCGGACCGGCATCGATCTCGGCGTGACCACCGGCGATGCCTACAGTACGGCGATGGTGCGGCTGGCCGCCCTGCAGGCGAACGCGATCCAGGGAATCGTCCCGGGCACAGCGCGTTCGGCGGATGTCGTGGCCCGCGAACTGGCCGAACTCGGCATGGCGCAGCTGGCGGCGAGTGCCCGGATCATGCGGGACTGGGCGCTCGCGGTCGGCCCGGACCGGGCGGACACCGCGGCCGCCGCGCACGCGGCCTACGAGATCGTCACCGACGGCGGCAGCACCACCATGCTCGCCCCGCTGTATCTGGCGCTGCTCGCCGATATCGAATCGGCGTGCGGAAATGTCGACGCCGCACGCGAACTCGTGCACCGCGGCGAACTGCTCGCGGCCGCGACCGGCGAACATGCCTGGAACCGGCTGCTCTCGCAGCGACTACACCGGCTGCGGGCCGATTCCGCGCTGCCCCGGCGGGTGGGCGATCTCGGCGCCTGA
- a CDS encoding DUF4333 domain-containing protein: protein MRITGCLTAAFIVSTTLLTACSVSVGGRSVDKDEVATQISNKLEQQIGKKPDSVTCPQNLQAHTGATLVCTLDDQGSKYDVTVTVTSVDGDQAKFDIQVADSPKN from the coding sequence ATGAGAATCACCGGCTGCCTGACCGCGGCATTCATCGTGTCCACCACCCTGCTGACCGCGTGCTCGGTCTCCGTGGGCGGTCGTTCCGTCGACAAGGACGAGGTGGCCACGCAGATCAGCAACAAACTCGAGCAGCAGATCGGCAAGAAGCCCGATTCGGTCACCTGCCCGCAGAATCTCCAGGCGCACACCGGCGCCACACTGGTCTGCACCCTCGACGACCAGGGGTCGAAATACGACGTCACGGTCACGGTGACCAGCGTCGACGGCGATCAGGCGAAATTCGACATCCAGGTCGCGGACAGCCCGAAGAACTGA
- a CDS encoding Ig-like domain-containing protein: MGLTLVTMLMAACSSSTGTPKPATTGGGPAAPAIVVTPNGGDDVDPLGKIEVSATDGILTTVTMINEQGKPVDGILTPDRTAWKPTAALGYGHTYTVSAQGITLTGPTGPVGSTFTTLTPGNQTKVYLTTTFGQPLADGGTYGVGTVIVAHFDEAISDKAAAERKLQVTADPPVQGSWYWLDDRNAHFRPQQYWPAGTKVSVNANLYGTQVGPGLYGQEDSKTNFTIGPSHVSIADDNTHQVQVFENGQLIRTMPTSMGRGGSDTFAGKTIYFNTPAGTYTVMDKGNPVIMDSSTYGLPVNDRLGYKEAINWATRISADGIYLHQLDTTVWAQGSSDTSHGCLNLNGANAQWFYNWAIPGDVVEVHNTSGPGLSMWNNGDWTVSWDDWVKGSALAS; the protein is encoded by the coding sequence ATGGGCTTGACCCTGGTGACGATGCTGATGGCCGCGTGCTCCTCGTCGACGGGCACGCCGAAACCGGCGACGACCGGGGGCGGCCCCGCCGCCCCGGCGATCGTCGTCACCCCGAACGGCGGCGACGACGTCGATCCGCTGGGCAAGATCGAGGTGTCCGCCACCGACGGCATCCTGACCACGGTGACGATGATCAACGAGCAGGGCAAACCGGTCGACGGCATCCTCACCCCGGACCGGACGGCGTGGAAACCCACCGCCGCGCTCGGGTACGGCCACACCTACACCGTCAGCGCGCAGGGCATCACGCTGACCGGCCCCACCGGCCCGGTCGGCTCGACGTTCACGACGCTCACGCCGGGCAATCAGACCAAGGTGTACCTGACCACCACCTTCGGTCAGCCGCTGGCCGACGGGGGCACCTACGGCGTCGGCACGGTGATCGTCGCGCACTTCGACGAGGCGATCTCGGACAAGGCCGCCGCCGAACGCAAACTGCAGGTCACCGCGGATCCGCCGGTGCAGGGCTCGTGGTACTGGCTCGACGATCGCAACGCGCACTTCCGGCCGCAGCAGTACTGGCCGGCGGGGACCAAGGTCAGCGTGAACGCGAACCTCTACGGCACGCAGGTCGGACCCGGCCTGTACGGCCAGGAGGATTCGAAGACCAACTTCACCATCGGCCCGTCGCACGTGTCGATCGCCGACGACAACACGCATCAGGTGCAGGTGTTCGAGAACGGCCAGCTGATCCGGACCATGCCCACCTCGATGGGCCGCGGCGGCAGCGACACCTTCGCGGGTAAGACGATCTACTTCAACACCCCGGCCGGCACCTACACGGTGATGGACAAGGGCAATCCGGTGATCATGGACTCCTCCACCTACGGCCTGCCGGTCAACGACCGGCTCGGCTACAAGGAGGCCATCAACTGGGCGACGCGGATCAGCGCCGACGGCATCTATCTGCATCAGCTCGACACGACGGTGTGGGCGCAGGGCAGCAGCGACACCTCGCACGGCTGCCTCAACCTCAACGGCGCCAACGCGCAGTGGTTCTACAACTGGGCGATTCCGGGCGACGTGGTCGAGGTCCACAACACCAGCGGTCCCGGGCTGAGCATGTGGAACAACGGCGACTGGACGGTGTCCTGGGACGACTGGGTGAAGGGCAGCGCGCTGGCGAGCTAG
- a CDS encoding response regulator transcription factor, whose amino-acid sequence MNANLMIVEDDDRVRAALRLAMEDEGYEVTEAEHGEAALERLRTDGPPDVMIVDLMLGGAMDGFSCIREIRRDHDVPIIVVSARDDTHDVVAALEAGADDYVTKPFEIKEITARMRALRRRAQPAAEPPPPPELALDADPDAPLLLSPDAGTVRRGAEEVHLTVTEFRLLCELAETPGRVLSRSTLLERVWDRGHFGDERIVDVHVRRLRTKIEKDPSDPAIVVTVRGLGYRLDVQR is encoded by the coding sequence ATGAATGCGAACCTGATGATCGTCGAGGACGACGACCGGGTTCGTGCCGCACTCCGTCTCGCGATGGAGGACGAGGGCTACGAGGTCACCGAGGCCGAGCACGGCGAAGCCGCGCTGGAACGCCTCCGAACGGACGGCCCGCCCGACGTCATGATCGTCGACCTGATGCTCGGCGGCGCGATGGACGGTTTCTCCTGTATCCGCGAGATCCGCCGCGACCACGACGTCCCGATCATCGTGGTCAGCGCCCGCGACGACACCCACGACGTGGTGGCGGCGCTCGAGGCCGGCGCCGACGACTACGTCACCAAGCCGTTCGAGATCAAGGAGATCACCGCCCGGATGCGGGCCCTGCGCCGGCGCGCTCAGCCCGCCGCCGAACCGCCGCCGCCACCGGAACTGGCCCTGGACGCCGACCCGGACGCGCCGCTGTTGCTGTCCCCCGACGCGGGCACCGTGCGCCGCGGCGCGGAGGAGGTCCATCTCACCGTGACCGAGTTCCGGTTGCTGTGCGAACTCGCGGAGACCCCCGGCCGGGTGCTGTCCCGCAGCACCCTGCTGGAGCGGGTCTGGGATCGCGGGCACTTCGGTGACGAGCGCATCGTCGACGTCCACGTGCGGCGACTGCGCACCAAGATCGAGAAGGACCCCTCGGATCCCGCCATCGTGGTGACGGTCCGGGGACTGGGCTACCGGCTGGATGTCCAGCGCTGA
- a CDS encoding sensor histidine kinase KdpD, producing the protein MSSADGRAAAVAAGAGLAVVALTAVAALADGPWTTAAVCVLGGGGLGAILWLVLRRWAREQQATLDSLRRQAGREDRLIGDLGHELRNPVTTLSTSVEVLSRHEAEIPDRPRRALRLARAEIEHLRRLLDDLLALARAEAGVHTVESRPISLRELLAYVLTGRQLPPELLAAGPDLTVTARPAELERALGNLVDNAERHGGGLVGLALAPAGAWAVITIDDAGPGVPAADRERIFERFETGRRGRRGTGIGLALVAETVVAHGGQVSCDTRPGGGARFVVRLPAVTDVTRPGIVTEQ; encoded by the coding sequence ATGTCCAGCGCTGACGGCCGGGCCGCCGCGGTCGCCGCCGGCGCCGGACTGGCGGTCGTGGCACTGACGGCCGTCGCGGCCCTCGCCGACGGCCCGTGGACCACCGCGGCGGTGTGCGTACTCGGCGGCGGCGGACTGGGCGCGATCCTCTGGCTGGTGCTGCGGCGCTGGGCGCGCGAACAGCAGGCCACCCTCGACTCGCTGCGCCGGCAGGCCGGCCGGGAGGACCGGCTGATCGGCGATCTCGGCCACGAACTGCGCAATCCGGTCACCACCCTGTCCACCAGCGTGGAGGTGCTGAGCCGGCACGAGGCCGAGATCCCGGACCGGCCGCGCCGCGCGCTGCGGCTGGCCCGCGCCGAGATCGAGCACCTGCGCCGGCTGCTGGACGACCTGCTCGCCCTCGCGCGCGCCGAGGCCGGGGTGCACACCGTCGAGTCGCGCCCGATCTCGCTGCGCGAACTGCTCGCCTACGTGCTGACCGGGCGGCAACTGCCGCCGGAGCTGCTCGCCGCGGGCCCCGATCTCACGGTGACCGCCCGCCCCGCCGAACTCGAGCGCGCCCTCGGCAATCTGGTCGACAACGCCGAACGCCACGGCGGCGGGCTGGTCGGGCTCGCCCTGGCGCCGGCCGGGGCCTGGGCGGTGATCACGATCGACGACGCGGGTCCCGGCGTGCCCGCCGCCGACCGGGAGCGCATCTTCGAGCGCTTCGAGACCGGCCGCCGCGGCCGGCGCGGCACCGGTATCGGGCTCGCGCTGGTCGCGGAGACGGTCGTCGCGCACGGCGGACAGGTGAGCTGTGACACCCGGCCCGGGGGTGGCGCGCGGTTCGTGGTGCGGCTTCCGGCCGTGACGGATGTCACTCGACCTGGGATTGTCACAGAACAGTAA
- the ectA gene encoding diaminobutyrate acetyltransferase translates to MTQTRTLSRTATETAVIRAPRTADGAPLWRIAVDSRVLDANSSYAYLLWCRDFRSTSVVAEIDSEVAGFVTGYLRPQARDTLFVWQVAVDERWRGRGLAAAMLDRLVGNVAGQGISTLETTVSPDNEASLAMFAALARRHDTDLERERLFTPPDFPDGHQAEDLYRIALQTAAHTEEEIIDDHR, encoded by the coding sequence GTGACGCAGACCCGAACGCTCAGCCGGACCGCCACCGAGACCGCGGTCATCCGCGCGCCCCGGACCGCGGACGGCGCACCCCTGTGGCGGATCGCCGTGGACTCCCGGGTGCTGGACGCCAATTCCAGCTACGCCTACCTGCTCTGGTGCCGCGACTTCCGATCCACCTCGGTGGTCGCCGAGATCGACTCGGAGGTGGCCGGTTTCGTCACCGGATATCTCCGGCCGCAGGCCCGCGACACCCTGTTCGTCTGGCAGGTCGCCGTCGACGAGCGCTGGCGCGGGCGCGGCCTGGCCGCCGCGATGTTGGACCGACTCGTGGGTAACGTTGCCGGACAAGGCATTTCGACCCTGGAGACCACGGTCTCGCCGGACAACGAGGCGTCGCTGGCGATGTTCGCCGCGCTGGCGCGCCGGCACGACACCGACCTCGAGCGGGAAAGGCTGTTCACCCCACCAGATTTTCCGGACGGGCACCAAGCCGAGGACCTGTACCGGATCGCGCTGCAGACGGCGGCGCACACCGAAGAGGAGATCATCGATGACCACCGCTGA